One window of Nostoc sp. C052 genomic DNA carries:
- a CDS encoding helix-turn-helix domain-containing protein — MNPHPFKQREQDLMQLYSYCQLGMTPKQFYTKWQVNYEQMAQICDRSLSTVRRWFARGKNYRRPMPTDLRHLALMNFLLEHFEDIPEEVLQKLCFPDKSE, encoded by the coding sequence ATGAATCCTCATCCATTTAAGCAGCGAGAACAAGATTTGATGCAACTCTACAGTTACTGTCAGCTGGGTATGACTCCCAAGCAGTTTTACACCAAGTGGCAGGTAAACTACGAACAAATGGCTCAGATTTGCGATCGTTCCCTTTCCACCGTTCGACGCTGGTTTGCTAGAGGTAAAAACTACCGCCGTCCTATGCCTACCGATTTACGCCACCTTGCACTGATGAACTTTTTGCTCGAACATTTTGAGGATATCCCCGAAGAAGTGTTGCAGAAGCTTTGTTTTCCAGACAAGAGTGAGTAG
- a CDS encoding CHAT domain-containing protein, with product MNEQRQQAYLNLIQSLLDAPSGEEPEILAANQELLDAGFVQTVEEVSQMCSQRGDENTANWLQGLAMQLREVLNLDTKVDLQSLSEEEIQTYYQFLMEVLQATADSEVNPQVVYPLLAKNTDKLDEVLAEILHRWGINRLGEVKADEAEYLAAVINDFSNLIQQFPLGSKASNMEIAITGYEVVLTVRTREALPADWAMTQNNLAAAYSERIKGDRAENIENAIATHTAALTVYTREALPQQWAMTQHNLAHAYRERIKGDRADNIENAIAACTAALTVYTKEALPVDWAGMQNNLGLAYRNRIKGDKADNIDQAIAAFTAALTVYTKEALPVDWAGMQNNLGLAYRERIKGDKADNIDQAIAAFTAALSVQTREALPLDWAMTQNNLGAAYYSRIKGDRADNIEQAIATHTAALTVYTREALPQQWAMTQIHLGLVYRERIQGDRAENIENAIVAYTAALTVYTREALPLDWAMAQNNLANAYSDRIKGDGAENIDQAIAACNAALTVYTREALPIDWAMTQNNLANAYRNRIKGDRADNIDQAIAAYTAALSVYTREALPIDWAMTQNNLAIAYFERINGDRAENSEKAIAAYTAALSVYTREALPRNHAEILFGLGRNYQDANKFDLAYNTFKSAIDTVESLREEIVSGEESKRKQAESFNKVYRRMVEVCLELANITEAIEYVERSKTRNLVEQILERDSKTIFPPEVFTQLEKYRDEIAVGQYQIQNGKAENPQFLAQHLQKLRQQRNELQNRYLPVGYGFKFDSFQPTLDDRTAIIEWYLIKDKILAFIVTKREELSVWQSKPEDWEALFDWLNQYLQNYYVQKDQWLNNLGEELEQLASILHIDEILNQIPKHCDNLILIPHRFLHLFPLHALPVNQNSENSLCLLDLFPGGVSYAPSCQLLQQVQQRKRPDFQSLFAIQNPTEDLNYTDLEVQVIQSYFNTSNVLKKTAATLRAINNTDLNTYHCAHFSCHGYFNLTNASKSALILANAPIADTPTKLDSERYLNLRVGETHDLEKCLTLDKIFALNLEQCRLVTLSACETGLIDFDNASDEYIGLPSGFLLAGSPSVVSSLWKVDDLSTSFLMIKFYENLFKLDRLEAGDIAIALKQAQNWLRNLTIEGLDIFLEEHKTQIEKVLAQLRVGQRIIFQESLKLIKQRQPLPFANPYYWAGFTASGL from the coding sequence ATGAACGAACAGCGTCAGCAAGCTTATCTCAACCTCATTCAAAGCCTGTTAGATGCCCCCAGTGGTGAAGAACCAGAAATTTTAGCAGCAAACCAAGAATTACTTGATGCTGGCTTTGTGCAGACGGTAGAAGAAGTATCACAGATGTGTTCTCAACGCGGGGATGAGAATACAGCCAATTGGTTGCAAGGTTTGGCAATGCAACTAAGGGAAGTATTAAATCTAGATACTAAAGTAGATTTGCAATCTCTCAGTGAGGAGGAGATACAGACATATTACCAATTCTTGATGGAGGTACTACAAGCAACCGCAGACAGCGAAGTTAATCCCCAGGTAGTTTACCCCTTGCTGGCAAAGAATACAGACAAACTCGACGAGGTGTTAGCAGAAATATTGCACCGTTGGGGGATAAATAGACTTGGGGAAGTGAAAGCAGATGAAGCGGAATATTTAGCAGCAGTTATTAATGATTTTAGTAATCTAATTCAGCAATTCCCCTTGGGTAGCAAAGCCAGCAATATGGAAATTGCCATTACTGGCTATGAAGTCGTGTTAACTGTCAGAACTAGAGAAGCTTTACCTGCTGATTGGGCAATGACGCAAAATAATCTCGCTGCTGCCTACAGCGAGAGAATAAAAGGAGACAGGGCAGAAAATATCGAAAATGCCATCGCTACTCATACTGCTGCTTTAACTGTCTACACCAGAGAAGCTTTGCCTCAACAATGGGCAATGACGCAACATAATCTCGCACATGCCTACAGGGAGAGAATTAAAGGAGACAGGGCAGATAACATCGAAAATGCCATCGCGGCTTGTACTGCTGCTTTAACTGTCTACACCAAAGAGGCTTTGCCTGTTGATTGGGCAGGAATGCAAAATAATCTCGGACTTGCCTACAGGAATAGAATTAAAGGAGACAAGGCAGATAACATCGATCAGGCGATCGCGGCTTTTACTGCCGCTTTAACTGTCTACACCAAAGAGGCTTTGCCTGTTGATTGGGCAGGAATGCAAAATAATCTCGGACTTGCTTACAGGGAGAGAATAAAAGGAGACAAGGCAGATAACATCGATCAGGCGATCGCGGCTTTTACTGCCGCTTTAAGTGTCCAAACTAGAGAAGCTTTGCCTCTAGATTGGGCAATGACGCAAAATAATCTGGGTGCCGCCTACTATTCTAGAATAAAAGGAGACAGAGCAGATAACATCGAGCAGGCGATCGCTACTCATACTGCGGCTTTAACTGTCTACACCAGAGAAGCTTTGCCTCAACAATGGGCAATGACGCAAATCCATCTCGGACTTGTCTACAGGGAGAGAATACAAGGAGACAGGGCAGAGAACATCGAAAATGCCATCGTCGCTTATACTGCGGCTTTAACTGTCTACACCAGGGAAGCTTTGCCTCTAGATTGGGCAATGGCGCAAAATAATCTCGCAAATGCCTACAGCGATAGAATCAAAGGAGACGGGGCAGAGAACATCGATCAGGCGATCGCTGCTTGTAATGCTGCTTTAACTGTCTACACCAGAGAAGCTTTGCCTATTGATTGGGCAATGACGCAAAATAATCTCGCAAATGCCTACAGGAATAGAATAAAAGGAGACAGGGCAGATAACATCGATCAGGCGATCGCTGCTTATACTGCGGCTTTAAGTGTCTACACCAGAGAAGCTTTGCCTATTGATTGGGCAATGACGCAAAATAATCTCGCAATTGCCTACTTTGAGAGAATCAACGGGGACAGGGCAGAGAATAGCGAAAAGGCGATCGCTGCTTATACTGCGGCTTTAAGTGTCTACACCAGAGAAGCTTTGCCTCGAAACCATGCAGAAATTTTGTTTGGACTGGGAAGAAATTACCAAGACGCAAACAAGTTTGACTTAGCATACAATACTTTTAAGTCTGCCATTGACACAGTAGAATCTTTACGAGAAGAAATAGTATCTGGGGAGGAAAGCAAACGCAAGCAAGCGGAATCCTTTAACAAAGTTTATAGGCGCATGGTGGAAGTTTGCCTGGAATTAGCTAATATTACCGAAGCAATTGAATATGTTGAACGTAGTAAAACCCGCAATTTAGTTGAACAAATCCTCGAACGCGACTCTAAAACCATCTTTCCTCCAGAAGTATTCACTCAATTAGAAAAATACAGAGATGAAATAGCCGTAGGACAATATCAAATCCAAAATGGCAAAGCTGAAAATCCCCAATTCCTAGCACAACATCTCCAAAAGTTGCGACAGCAGCGTAATGAATTACAAAATCGCTATTTACCTGTTGGTTATGGCTTCAAATTTGACTCATTCCAACCTACTTTGGATGACCGTACAGCCATTATCGAGTGGTATCTTATCAAAGATAAAATTCTGGCGTTTATTGTCACAAAAAGAGAAGAATTAAGCGTTTGGCAATCCAAACCAGAAGACTGGGAAGCTTTGTTTGATTGGTTAAATCAATATTTGCAGAATTACTACGTGCAAAAAGACCAATGGCTGAATAACTTAGGGGAAGAACTTGAACAATTAGCCTCGATTCTGCACATTGATGAAATATTAAACCAGATACCAAAGCACTGCGATAATCTCATCCTAATTCCCCATCGATTCCTGCACTTATTCCCCCTTCATGCACTCCCAGTAAATCAAAATTCTGAAAATTCGCTTTGTCTTCTAGATTTATTTCCTGGTGGTGTCAGCTATGCACCCAGTTGTCAACTACTGCAACAGGTACAACAGCGTAAACGTCCTGATTTTCAATCTCTATTTGCGATTCAAAATCCCACAGAAGACCTGAATTACACCGATTTAGAAGTACAAGTTATTCAAAGCTACTTTAATACTTCCAACGTTCTGAAAAAAACAGCAGCGACACTCAGAGCTATTAATAATACTGACTTAAATACTTACCATTGCGCCCACTTTAGCTGTCATGGGTATTTTAACTTGACAAACGCCAGTAAATCAGCCCTAATTTTGGCGAATGCACCCATCGCAGACACACCAACAAAACTCGACTCCGAACGTTACCTGAATTTGCGAGTAGGAGAAACCCACGATTTAGAAAAATGCCTTACCTTAGATAAAATCTTCGCTCTTAATTTAGAACAATGTCGTCTCGTCACACTTTCCGCCTGCGAAACTGGATTAATTGATTTTGACAATGCCAGTGACGAATATATTGGATTACCTAGCGGTTTTCTATTAGCAGGTAGTCCCAGTGTCGTTAGTTCTCTATGGAAAGTAGATGATCTTTCCACCAGCTTTTTGATGATTAAATTCTACGAAAACTTATTCAAACTTGATCGATTGGAAGCAGGAGATATTGCTATAGCCCTTAAGCAAGCTCAAAACTGGCTGCGAAATCTGACTATTGAGGGATTAGACATATTTCTGGAGGAACACAAAACCCAGATTGAAAAAGTCCTTGCTCAACTAAGAGTAGGACAACGCATCATATTTCAAGAATCTTTGAAACTAATCAAGCAACGTCAACCCCTACCTTTTGCAAATCCCTACTACTGGGCTGGATTTACAGCTTCTGGACTTTAA
- a CDS encoding TniQ family protein, with the protein MTIYSEHWSLKPLEIPQRSRLFSLEPVAVGTPYAESISSYLHRLAQAHCLTSQKLVMGEIAPLILKDEDKSELLSKNLSHLLGNSDAKPAINGMREMTEKLVTVLEELTMRQDLRFLTLLSLKGMIYDKGLFRNYRAWCPCCWEEWMQENKTIYEPLSWSFKDVELCLIHKQRLIEECPHCGARLPVMARFSPAGFCSRCYGWLGQEIKDEEEIEKYRVNIQGISELIALTPQLGYKPIPIELTRKLQLILLVFEQAIGKDVKLLGYLGGIMESLRIASRTNQSQPYHLVKLIIPVCEKAKISVFQLFGSDFKELGKILFGNFSLELKL; encoded by the coding sequence ATGACTATTTACTCAGAACATTGGAGCCTAAAACCTCTAGAAATCCCGCAACGGAGTCGGTTATTTTCTCTTGAACCTGTGGCAGTGGGAACTCCCTATGCAGAAAGTATTAGTAGCTATCTCCATCGTTTAGCGCAGGCGCATTGTTTAACCTCTCAGAAGCTCGTTATGGGAGAAATTGCGCCACTTATTCTCAAAGATGAGGATAAATCTGAGCTATTGTCAAAAAATCTGAGTCACCTATTGGGAAATAGCGACGCTAAACCGGCTATTAACGGAATGCGAGAAATGACAGAAAAGTTAGTCACTGTCTTAGAAGAGTTAACAATGCGTCAGGATTTACGCTTTTTGACCCTTTTAAGCTTGAAAGGAATGATTTATGACAAGGGGTTATTTCGGAACTATCGCGCTTGGTGTCCTTGTTGTTGGGAAGAGTGGATGCAGGAGAACAAAACTATCTATGAACCATTATCATGGTCATTTAAGGATGTAGAACTTTGTTTGATTCACAAACAGCGATTAATAGAAGAATGTCCTCATTGTGGTGCCCGTTTACCTGTGATGGCTAGGTTTTCACCTGCGGGATTTTGTTCTCGTTGTTACGGGTGGTTAGGACAGGAAATTAAAGATGAAGAAGAAATAGAGAAATATCGAGTTAATATTCAAGGAATTAGCGAATTAATTGCACTTACTCCCCAATTAGGTTATAAACCCATCCCAATCGAGTTAACCCGAAAATTACAATTGATTTTGTTAGTGTTTGAACAAGCAATTGGAAAGGATGTGAAGTTATTGGGATATTTAGGAGGAATCATGGAATCGTTGAGGATAGCCTCAAGAACAAATCAAAGTCAACCTTATCATTTGGTAAAGTTGATTATTCCTGTGTGTGAGAAGGCGAAGATTAGTGTATTCCAGTTGTTTGGGTCAGATTTTAAGGAATTGGGCAAGATATTGTTCGGGAATTTTAGTCTGGAATTAAAGTTATAG
- a CDS encoding helix-turn-helix domain-containing protein has protein sequence MTQKHPSIEYRFGKAIRRRRRELDLSQEELAEKSGLHRNYISGIETGERNPSLKNIVKLAAALEISVSDLFVNYGIEVKSESETNP, from the coding sequence GTGACGCAAAAACACCCCAGTATTGAGTACCGCTTTGGCAAAGCCATTAGGCGGCGAAGGCGAGAGTTAGATTTATCCCAAGAAGAACTGGCTGAAAAGTCAGGACTTCATCGCAACTACATCTCAGGAATCGAAACCGGAGAGCGTAACCCTTCGTTAAAAAATATTGTTAAGTTAGCGGCAGCTTTGGAGATATCTGTCTCCGATCTCTTTGTTAATTACGGTATCGAGGTTAAGAGTGAATCGGAAACTAATCCCTAA
- a CDS encoding TnsA endonuclease N-terminal domain-containing protein produces MKEQFEQWVARLQISEAGQKIIEKVRSSEPSRRVGGGSKNVSGRYPSRKMGVTIQFESHRVELPIVYQLEHDEDVLEFYDQPPQIKLDYQASNGRRLGILHTPDLFVIRTNSAGWEECKTEQDLKKLAEKNPNRYFYSQEDNQWHCPPGEDYANQFGLYYRIRSDREINWVLQRNLQFLEDYYRSESLVVEEAIAKSLLAVVSSQPGITLAELLNRSTGAKSDDIYTLIIQEQIYIDLNATPLAEPKRCLIFRDEQTASAYRLMVEQPSVTLPAISPVVNIITGATVSWDGKGLNIIHVGETEVILGAENNQLIELKKAIFENLVRQGKITSLQTPEKTAISTESWQRFYQASPEDQAEALERYKTIEPYLSGHPPENETIPARTIRDWKAKYLTAIQKYGCGYIGLLSHRSVKGNRQRKLPEDTLAVMEKFILEDYETLKQKRMWEVHAALVRACEQSGVIAPSYKAFTKEVQRRTGYEQTKKRQGRRAAYQHESFYWELAITTPRHGDRPFEIGHIDHTELDVELVCSDTGRNLGRPWATFLVDAYSRRLLAVYLTFDSPSYRSCLMVLRICVKRHGKLPQIVVVDNGAEFHSVYFETLLATFECTKKQRPPAKARFGSVCERLFGTSNTQFVHNLLGNTQITRNVRQVTKSVNPKNLAVWTLGLLYEYLCAWAYEVYDTDEHPALFQSPRDAFAAGMAIGGSRVHRMISYDENFQILTLPTTSEGKAKVQVGRGVKINSIYYWSNSFRDPQIENTSVQIRYDPFNIGIAYAFVRGQWVQCISQYYAELQGRSEKELKLASIELRKRSSNHAQQSKVSAKNLAEFLASVEAQEALLEQRSYDAEVKEVFRVIEGGKATTSRNEQPKLIQVTFANTDSQADEDEAIVPETLVVYEEF; encoded by the coding sequence ATGAAAGAGCAATTTGAACAATGGGTTGCTCGCCTTCAAATATCCGAGGCAGGGCAAAAAATTATTGAGAAAGTTCGCTCATCTGAGCCATCCCGTCGCGTTGGTGGCGGTAGCAAGAATGTTTCGGGACGCTACCCTAGTCGCAAGATGGGAGTCACGATTCAATTTGAGTCTCATCGGGTTGAACTGCCAATTGTCTATCAGTTAGAACACGATGAAGATGTTCTAGAATTCTACGATCAACCACCGCAAATTAAACTTGACTATCAAGCAAGTAACGGACGTAGATTAGGCATTTTACACACCCCAGATTTATTTGTCATCCGAACCAATTCGGCTGGTTGGGAAGAATGTAAAACTGAGCAGGATTTGAAAAAACTAGCAGAGAAAAACCCCAATCGTTACTTTTACTCTCAAGAAGATAATCAATGGCATTGTCCGCCAGGAGAAGACTATGCTAACCAATTTGGGCTTTATTACCGCATTCGCTCAGATCGGGAAATCAATTGGGTTCTGCAACGTAATCTGCAATTTTTAGAAGATTATTATCGCTCAGAATCTCTAGTAGTGGAAGAAGCGATCGCTAAATCATTACTTGCAGTTGTGTCATCTCAACCAGGAATCACTTTAGCAGAATTACTCAATCGGTCAACAGGAGCTAAATCTGACGATATCTACACCTTAATTATTCAAGAGCAAATCTATATTGATTTAAATGCTACACCACTAGCTGAACCAAAAAGATGTCTAATCTTCCGTGACGAACAAACTGCTAGTGCTTATAGATTAATGGTTGAGCAACCAAGTGTAACTCTTCCGGCTATCTCTCCTGTAGTCAATATTATTACTGGAGCAACTGTTAGTTGGGACGGCAAAGGTTTAAATATTATCCATGTTGGAGAAACAGAGGTTATACTTGGCGCAGAAAATAATCAGTTAATTGAACTCAAAAAAGCTATATTTGAGAATCTGGTTCGCCAAGGAAAAATCACAAGTCTCCAAACACCAGAAAAAACAGCTATTAGCACAGAATCTTGGCAGCGATTTTATCAAGCTAGTCCTGAAGACCAAGCAGAAGCTCTTGAACGCTACAAAACTATTGAACCTTACTTAAGCGGACATCCCCCAGAAAACGAAACAATACCAGCCCGTACTATTCGTGACTGGAAAGCTAAATATCTAACTGCAATTCAAAAATACGGTTGCGGCTACATTGGGCTTTTGTCCCATCGCAGTGTCAAAGGTAATCGTCAGCGCAAGCTGCCCGAAGACACCTTAGCAGTTATGGAGAAGTTTATTTTAGAAGACTATGAAACTCTTAAACAAAAAAGAATGTGGGAGGTTCACGCGGCTTTAGTTCGAGCTTGCGAACAATCTGGTGTAATTGCTCCCAGCTATAAAGCATTTACCAAAGAAGTACAACGCCGGACTGGTTACGAACAGACTAAAAAACGCCAAGGTCGTCGTGCCGCTTATCAGCATGAATCCTTCTATTGGGAGCTTGCTATAACTACCCCAAGACACGGCGATCGCCCTTTTGAAATTGGGCATATAGATCATACTGAGTTAGATGTAGAGCTAGTTTGCTCTGATACAGGTCGCAATCTTGGCAGACCTTGGGCAACATTTCTCGTAGATGCTTATTCACGGCGATTGCTGGCAGTTTACCTAACGTTTGACTCACCCTCATATCGTTCTTGCTTAATGGTGCTAAGAATTTGTGTCAAGCGTCACGGCAAGCTTCCCCAAATTGTAGTGGTAGATAACGGTGCAGAGTTTCACAGCGTTTATTTTGAAACATTACTAGCTACTTTTGAATGTACAAAAAAGCAAAGACCCCCAGCCAAAGCTCGTTTTGGTTCGGTTTGCGAACGCCTATTTGGAACTTCCAATACTCAATTTGTCCATAACTTACTCGGTAATACACAAATAACTCGTAACGTCCGCCAAGTCACCAAGTCAGTTAACCCTAAAAATCTAGCTGTATGGACACTTGGTTTACTTTATGAATATCTTTGTGCTTGGGCTTACGAAGTTTACGATACAGACGAACATCCGGCACTTTTCCAGAGTCCGAGGGATGCGTTTGCTGCGGGTATGGCGATTGGAGGCAGTCGGGTTCACCGCATGATTTCTTACGATGAAAACTTCCAGATTCTTACCCTACCTACAACCTCAGAGGGAAAAGCAAAAGTTCAAGTTGGACGTGGTGTAAAAATTAACTCAATCTATTACTGGTCTAATAGTTTCCGCGACCCCCAAATTGAAAATACCTCTGTGCAGATAAGATACGACCCGTTTAATATTGGTATCGCTTACGCCTTTGTTCGAGGACAGTGGGTACAGTGTATCTCTCAATATTATGCAGAACTCCAAGGTCGTTCAGAAAAAGAATTGAAGTTAGCTAGTATCGAATTACGCAAACGCTCTTCAAATCATGCACAACAATCTAAAGTTTCGGCTAAGAATTTAGCAGAATTTTTAGCATCGGTAGAAGCTCAAGAAGCTCTATTAGAACAGCGTTCCTATGATGCAGAAGTTAAGGAAGTCTTTAGAGTAATTGAGGGTGGAAAAGCGACAACAAGCCGTAACGAACAACCAAAACTTATTCAAGTTACTTTTGCTAATACCGATTCTCAAGCGGATGAAGACGAAGCGATCGTCCCAGAAACACTTGTAGTGTATGAGGAGTTTTAA
- a CDS encoding ATP-binding protein codes for MTKSTGFPLELLTRPVTERLAYFENYTVAHPRLKEVYEILMRTIAEPAGASFIFIYGPSGIGKTTLRLRVEQKLTEIALPKLESDRSRVPVVGVEAVAPESRNFNWKDYYTRALIALEEPLIDHKFDYGVRGISRDNFGKINVESKVVAPALRRALENALIHRHPDVFFVDEAQHFGKMASGYKLQDQLDCLKSVANMTGILHCLLGTYELLTFRNLSGQLSRRSVDIHFRRYCADNPEDVQAFKSVLLTFQQQMPLAEAPDLVSHWEYFYERTLGCVGILKNWLTRALKDALDRQATTVTLKDLQKRAWSVAQCQRMFKEIQEGERQLSETETDIQNLRSALGLGAKPIVLPEETPKTTRPPGKVGKRKPKRDPIGVQQDVS; via the coding sequence ATGACAAAATCTACTGGATTTCCTCTTGAACTCCTCACACGGCCTGTTACAGAAAGGCTTGCTTACTTTGAAAATTACACCGTAGCGCATCCTCGACTTAAAGAAGTCTATGAAATTCTCATGCGAACAATTGCTGAACCCGCAGGGGCATCATTTATCTTTATTTATGGCCCTAGCGGTATCGGTAAAACAACTTTGCGACTCCGCGTTGAGCAGAAATTAACAGAAATAGCATTACCTAAACTGGAAAGCGATCGCAGTCGTGTTCCTGTTGTTGGTGTTGAAGCTGTAGCCCCAGAATCGAGAAACTTCAACTGGAAAGATTACTACACACGCGCCTTAATTGCCTTAGAGGAACCCTTAATCGATCACAAGTTTGATTACGGCGTGCGTGGTATCTCTCGCGATAATTTTGGAAAAATTAATGTTGAGTCGAAAGTGGTTGCACCTGCTCTACGCAGAGCTTTAGAAAATGCCCTCATCCATCGTCATCCAGACGTATTTTTTGTAGATGAAGCACAACATTTTGGCAAGATGGCAAGCGGATACAAGCTACAAGATCAATTAGACTGTCTCAAATCTGTGGCAAATATGACAGGTATCTTGCATTGTCTATTAGGAACATACGAATTATTGACATTCCGTAATTTAAGCGGTCAACTCTCACGCCGTAGCGTCGATATTCATTTCCGTCGTTATTGTGCTGACAATCCAGAGGATGTACAAGCTTTCAAAAGTGTATTGTTAACTTTCCAGCAGCAGATGCCACTTGCAGAAGCTCCAGATTTAGTTAGTCATTGGGAATATTTTTACGAACGTACTTTAGGATGTGTTGGCATACTGAAAAATTGGCTAACACGCGCTCTTAAAGATGCTCTGGATCGACAAGCAACAACAGTTACTCTCAAAGACTTACAAAAACGTGCTTGGTCGGTTGCTCAGTGTCAGAGAATGTTCAAGGAAATTCAAGAGGGCGAACGACAATTATCTGAAACGGAAACAGATATACAAAACTTACGCTCTGCATTAGGACTTGGTGCAAAACCAATTGTGCTACCTGAAGAAACTCCAAAAACTACTCGTCCGCCAGGAAAGGTTGGCAAACGCAAACCTAAAAGAGATCCCATCGGAGTGCAGCAAGATGTTAGTTAG
- a CDS encoding TniQ family protein, with the protein MLVSVLETYESWDLRKVAIPSRSRLYQLDPIGIGTPLVESLTGYISRLAEAHYVNPGVLMEKELATLVKKEYGGANLHRIYNYTTALNGSGVMATDLVQALEKLTLRDDLCFLTLLTWDKLFPSRNLLRSVRAWCPSCYQEWYEKEQLIYEPLLWSLDVVKICPYHHHKLIFECPHCHQKNTTLAWRSRSGYCSKCGEWLGLIPGIESANKNTLKKNELEQGIWVAKAVGELIAATPYLHEALSSTTIALTLSKWVEQIAKGNIAEFARQINIPRNTVWLWCKGKNLPSLEALTNVCYCFGVTILSFLTEETNNLSLSRKLVTTEVKTTFRAKSKAFDAERVKSYLEALLTNEQSSALSMEQVAKELKVDRRTIYKHFPHLCRAISARYASYQKDYHQKIIEECCQEVRLVAFELHKQGKYPTESAVSALVSKPGYFRHKKVRLALKEANRELEL; encoded by the coding sequence ATGTTAGTTAGTGTATTAGAAACATACGAATCTTGGGATTTAAGAAAGGTTGCTATTCCATCTCGCAGTCGGTTGTATCAGTTAGATCCTATTGGTATTGGTACTCCATTAGTGGAAAGCTTAACTGGTTATATATCTCGACTAGCAGAAGCTCATTACGTTAATCCAGGGGTTTTAATGGAGAAAGAACTTGCAACGCTGGTTAAAAAAGAGTATGGAGGTGCCAACTTACACAGGATATATAATTACACCACTGCACTCAACGGTAGCGGTGTCATGGCAACTGACTTAGTTCAAGCTCTAGAGAAATTAACGCTCCGTGACGACTTATGCTTTCTCACTTTACTAACTTGGGACAAACTATTCCCTTCTAGAAATTTATTACGCTCTGTTCGGGCTTGGTGTCCGAGTTGTTATCAAGAATGGTACGAGAAAGAACAATTAATTTATGAGCCTTTACTTTGGTCGTTAGATGTAGTAAAAATATGCCCCTATCACCATCATAAATTAATTTTTGAGTGTCCTCATTGTCATCAAAAAAACACTACACTAGCTTGGCGATCTCGATCAGGATATTGTTCAAAATGTGGAGAGTGGTTAGGACTAATTCCTGGGATAGAATCAGCCAATAAGAACACTTTGAAAAAAAATGAGCTAGAACAGGGAATATGGGTTGCTAAGGCTGTTGGAGAATTAATTGCTGCTACTCCATATTTGCATGAAGCTCTATCTTCTACTACAATCGCTCTCACTCTATCTAAGTGGGTTGAGCAAATTGCAAAAGGAAATATAGCTGAATTTGCTCGTCAGATTAATATTCCCAGAAATACAGTTTGGCTCTGGTGTAAAGGTAAAAATTTACCTTCTCTTGAAGCACTGACAAATGTTTGTTACTGTTTTGGAGTAACAATTCTAAGCTTTTTGACTGAAGAAACTAATAATTTATCTCTTTCCAGGAAATTGGTAACAACTGAAGTTAAAACCACATTCAGAGCAAAGAGTAAGGCATTTGATGCTGAGAGAGTCAAATCCTATCTAGAAGCGCTACTTACAAATGAACAGTCTTCTGCTTTATCTATGGAGCAGGTTGCTAAGGAGTTAAAAGTTGATAGAAGAACTATTTACAAACATTTTCCACATTTATGTCGTGCTATCTCTGCCAGGTATGCCAGCTATCAGAAAGATTACCATCAAAAAATAATAGAGGAATGCTGCCAGGAAGTGCGACTAGTTGCTTTTGAATTACATAAGCAGGGTAAATATCCTACTGAATCTGCTGTATCAGCGCTAGTTTCCAAACCAGGGTATTTTCGACACAAAAAAGTTAGATTAGCCCTTAAAGAAGCGAATCGTGAACTTGAGTTATGA